From the bacterium genome, one window contains:
- a CDS encoding phosphoribosyltransferase: MSLSPNVHRNPEPGAPEDVLELTWEVFGELCRALAVKVAHSGYQPELVVGIAKAGVIPGAVIASILGCDFSSMKISRRDGADRIRAQPRLLSAAPREAAGRRVLIVDEICTTGETLRLALAAVRNVKPADIRTATSFVKLGGYKPDFYAIETDALVIFPWDRQIVNERGELVVNPTYEGLISEE; the protein is encoded by the coding sequence ATGTCGCTGTCCCCGAACGTGCACCGGAATCCGGAGCCCGGCGCGCCCGAAGACGTCCTGGAGCTGACGTGGGAGGTCTTCGGCGAGCTCTGCCGGGCCCTCGCCGTCAAGGTCGCCCACAGCGGCTACCAGCCGGAGCTCGTGGTCGGCATCGCCAAGGCCGGCGTCATCCCGGGGGCCGTCATCGCATCCATCCTGGGCTGCGACTTCTCGTCCATGAAGATCAGCCGCCGCGACGGCGCCGACCGCATCAGGGCGCAGCCGCGCCTCCTCTCCGCCGCGCCGCGCGAGGCGGCCGGGCGGCGCGTCCTGATCGTGGACGAGATCTGCACCACCGGCGAGACCCTCCGCCTCGCCCTCGCCGCCGTGCGGAACGTCAAACCCGCGGACATCCGGACCGCCACCAGCTTCGTCAAGCTGGGCGGCTACAAACCGGATTTCTACGCCATCGAAACGGACGCCCTGGTCATTTTCCCGTGGGACCGCCAGATCGTGAACGAGCGCGGCGAGCTGGTCGTGAATCCGACCTACGAGGGGCTCATCTCGGAGGAGTGA
- a CDS encoding transcription termination factor Rho, whose protein sequence is MLVRGDYVDIAELKSKSIAELHEMAEELNISNYSGLRKQDLIFRIEQNLLDSDVVLRGEGVLEVLPEGYGFLRSQDWNYLYGPDDIYVSPSQIKRFDLRTGDTVMGQVRPPKDGERYLALLKVESVNGDDPEKAKHRIAFDNLKPRYPEERIRLEGKSGDLSMRLMDLISPIGKGQRGLIVSPPKAGKTILMQKIANAIIENHPEIHLIVLLIDERPEEVTDMEEHVAAEVISSTFDEPADRHTQVAEMVLEKAKRLVEHGRDVVILLDSITRLARAYNVTVPHSGKILSGGVDAHALHKPKRFFGAARNIDGGGSLTIIATALIDTGSRMDEVIFEEFKGTGNMEVVLDRHIADKRIFPAIDINRSGTRKEDLLLDETELNRVYLLRNFLSDMPPAEALEFLLDRMRRTKTNKEFLDSMARG, encoded by the coding sequence ATGCTCGTACGGGGTGATTACGTGGACATCGCTGAGCTCAAGAGCAAGTCGATCGCTGAGCTGCATGAGATGGCCGAAGAGTTGAACATCTCCAACTACTCCGGCCTTCGCAAGCAGGACCTCATCTTCCGCATCGAGCAGAACCTGCTCGACAGCGACGTCGTCCTGCGCGGGGAAGGGGTCCTTGAGGTCCTGCCCGAAGGGTACGGCTTCCTGCGTTCGCAGGACTGGAACTACCTCTACGGGCCGGACGACATCTACGTCAGCCCCTCGCAGATCAAGCGCTTCGACCTGCGCACGGGCGACACGGTCATGGGCCAGGTCCGGCCGCCCAAGGACGGCGAACGCTACCTGGCGCTGCTCAAGGTCGAGTCGGTCAACGGCGACGACCCCGAGAAGGCCAAGCACCGCATCGCCTTCGACAACCTCAAGCCGCGCTACCCGGAGGAGCGGATCCGGCTGGAGGGGAAGTCGGGCGACCTGTCCATGCGGCTCATGGACCTGATCTCGCCCATCGGCAAGGGCCAGCGCGGCCTGATCGTCTCGCCGCCCAAGGCGGGCAAGACGATCCTCATGCAGAAGATCGCCAACGCCATCATCGAGAACCATCCGGAGATCCACCTCATCGTGCTGCTGATCGACGAGCGGCCCGAGGAGGTGACCGACATGGAGGAGCACGTCGCCGCGGAGGTCATCTCCTCCACGTTCGACGAGCCCGCCGACCGGCACACCCAGGTCGCCGAGATGGTGCTCGAGAAGGCGAAGCGCCTGGTCGAGCACGGGCGTGACGTGGTCATCCTGCTCGACTCGATCACCCGGCTCGCGCGCGCCTACAACGTCACGGTCCCGCACTCCGGCAAGATCCTGTCGGGTGGTGTGGACGCCCATGCGCTGCACAAGCCCAAGCGGTTCTTCGGTGCCGCGCGCAACATCGATGGCGGCGGCTCGCTGACCATCATCGCGACGGCGCTGATCGACACCGGCTCGCGCATGGACGAGGTGATCTTCGAGGAGTTCAAGGGGACGGGCAACATGGAGGTCGTGCTCGACCGGCACATCGCGGACAAGCGCATCTTCCCCGCGATCGACATCAACCGGTCCGGCACGCGCAAGGAAGACCTGCTGCTGGACGAGACCGAGCTGAACCGGGTCTACCTGCTGCGCAACTTCCTGTCCGACATGCCCCCCGCGGAAGCGCTGGAGTTCCTGCTCGACCGGATGCGCCGGACCAAGACCAACAAGGAGTTCCTGGACAGCATGGCGCGCGGTTAA